The Archangium primigenium genomic interval CTCCTCGCGGCCCGCGTCGCCCAGGAGCCACAGGTACAGCTCGTTGGTGACTTCCCAGCACTCCTTGCTCACCACCTCGCGGATGGTGCGCGCGGCCTCGCGGGCCGCCGAGAGGGTGTTGAACAGGCTGGAGGTGTTCGACTCCTCCCACGTCATGAAGCGCTGCACGTCCTCGGCGTCCGCCTCGCGCTCCGCGCCATACCGCGCGGTGAAGGCGGGGTGCTCGCCGAAGACGACCACCACGGGCGTCCACAACTGCTCGGCGCCCAGCTCCGCGTCCAGCGCGAGCTGCCCCGTCATCTGCAACACCCGGGCGGTGCTCTCCGCGCGCTCCAGGTAGCGGCCCAACCAGAAACAGTTCTCCGCGATGCGCGCGATCATACGGCCTCCTTCTGCACCCAGGTGTCCTTGGAGCCGCCGCCCTGGCTGGAGTTGACGACGTAGGAGCCCGCGCGCAGGGCCACGCGGCTCAGGCCTCCGGGCAGGACCCAGGGCCCCTGGGGCCCGGTGAGGATGTACGGCCGCAGGTCCACGCGACGCGGCACCACCTTGCGCGTGGCCGCGTCCCACGTGGGACAGGTGGACAGCTCCACGCGCGGCTGGGCGATGTAGCGCCGCGGGTGGGCGAGGATGCGCTGGCGGAAGTCCTCGCGCTCCTCGGCGGTGGACTGGGGACCCATCAACATGCCGTAGCCCCCCGCCTCGTCCACCGTCTTCACCACCAGCTCGTTCAGGTGCTCGAGCACGTAGCGCCTGTCCTCCTCGCGGGCGCACACGTAGGTGGGCACCTGCTCGAGGATGGGCTGCTCGCCCAGGTAGAAGCGGATGAAGTCCGGCACGAAGGCGTACGTGGCCTTGTCGTCCGCCACGCCGTTGCCCGGCGCGTTGGCCAGGGTGACGTTGCCCGCGGCCCACGCGCGCAAGAGCCCCCGCACGCCCAGCATGCTGTCCGGACGGAAGGCCTCCGGGTCCAGGAAGGCATCGTCGATGCGCCGGTAGATGACGTGCACGCGGCGCGGCCCGCGCGTGGTGCGCAGGAAGACGCGGTCGTCGTCCACGAACAGGTCCTCGCCATGCACGAGCGGCACGCCCATGGTGCGCGCGAGGAAGCTGTGCTCGAAGTAGGCGGAGTTGTACGGCCCGGGCGTGAGGATGACGACGGTGGAGTGCTCCGGATCCTCGGGCGACACGGCGCGCAGCGTCTCGGCGAGCCGCGCCGGGTAGTGGTCCACGCGGCGCACGCGCGCCATCTCCAGCACGTCGGGCACCACGCGCTTGGAGAGGATGCGGCCCTCCATCACGTAGGACACCCCCGAGGGCGTGCGCAGGTTGTCCTCCAGCACCTGGTAGGTGCCGCGCCCGTCGCGGATGAGGTCGATGCCCGCGATGTGGATGCGCACCCGGCCCGCGGGCCGCACGCCCCTCAGCCGCGGCAGATAGAGCGGCGTGTTGAGGATGAGCTCGCGCAACTCCGGCCGCTCGGCGAACAGCCGCTGCGGGCCGTACACGTCATCCAGGAAGAGGCCCAGCGCGCGGATGCGCTGCTCCAGGCCCCGCTCCATGTGCGCCCAGTCCGACGCCGACACGAGCCGCGGTATGAGGCAGAAGGGGAAGATGCGCTCGGTGCCCCGCTGGTCCGAGTACACGGAGAACGTCACGCCCTGGTTGAGCAGGGCCCGCTCCGCCAGGGCCTGCATGCGCGCGAAGTCCTCCGGCGGGCGCGCGCCCAACACGGCCAACAGCTTCTGGAAGTCCTGTCGGGCGACGCCATCGGGGCCCATCAGCTCGTCGATGCTGCCCGGCATGAGGCCGTAACCGGCGAACAGACCCGGGTCGTGCGGAAGCGGTGGTTGTCTCATTCTGTGGTGTGGGCTCTCCGCTGCCCGGGATGGCGGGCCCGGGAACGCACGACGCCGCGCGTCAACCCGAGTCTAGCGGTGCCCCTCGTCCACGTATAGACGGTGTTTCGCGATCCGCGAGAAAAGGAGGTTCGTTGGGCAACACATGGACGGCTTGAGCGAACGAGTCGCGAAGGAGGTCAGGACGATGCGAGGTGATGTGAGGAACGCCATGAAATGGATCGCGCCGGTGGTGCTGCTGGGCGCGTGTGGAGGGCCGCTCGAGCCGG includes:
- a CDS encoding circularly permuted type 2 ATP-grasp protein, with amino-acid sequence MPGSIDELMGPDGVARQDFQKLLAVLGARPPEDFARMQALAERALLNQGVTFSVYSDQRGTERIFPFCLIPRLVSASDWAHMERGLEQRIRALGLFLDDVYGPQRLFAERPELRELILNTPLYLPRLRGVRPAGRVRIHIAGIDLIRDGRGTYQVLEDNLRTPSGVSYVMEGRILSKRVVPDVLEMARVRRVDHYPARLAETLRAVSPEDPEHSTVVILTPGPYNSAYFEHSFLARTMGVPLVHGEDLFVDDDRVFLRTTRGPRRVHVIYRRIDDAFLDPEAFRPDSMLGVRGLLRAWAAGNVTLANAPGNGVADDKATYAFVPDFIRFYLGEQPILEQVPTYVCAREEDRRYVLEHLNELVVKTVDEAGGYGMLMGPQSTAEEREDFRQRILAHPRRYIAQPRVELSTCPTWDAATRKVVPRRVDLRPYILTGPQGPWVLPGGLSRVALRAGSYVVNSSQGGGSKDTWVQKEAV